A region from the Onychomys torridus chromosome 22, mOncTor1.1, whole genome shotgun sequence genome encodes:
- the Ift22 gene encoding intraflagellar transport protein 22 homolog isoform X1, translating to MLKAKILFVGPCESGKTVLTNFLTESSDITEYNPTQGVRILEFENPHVTSNNKGTGCEFELWDCGGDSKFESCWPALMKDAHGVVIVFNADIPSHLKEIEMWYSCFVQQQFLQDSHCMLVAHHKPGSGGDKGSLALSPPLNKLKLVHSNLEEDPEEVRVEFIKYLKSIINSMSESRDREEMLIIT from the exons ATGCTGAAGGCCAAGATTCTCTTCGTGGGGCCCTGCGAG AGCGGCAAGACAGTGTTGACCAACTTTCTGACTGAATCTTCGGACATCACTGAATACAACCCAACGCAAGGTGTGAG GATCCTGGAGTTTGAGAACCCACATGTCACCAGCAACAACAAAGGCACGGGCTGTGAATTCGAGCTCTGGGACTGTGGTGGTGACTCCAA GTTTGAGTCCTGCTGGCCAGCCCTGATGAAGGATGCTCATGGAGTGGTGATCGTCTTCAATGCTGACATCCCCAGCCACCTAAAGGAAATTGAAATGTGGTATTCCTGCTTCGTCCAGCAACAGTTCCTCCAAGACAGTCACTGCATGCTTGTGGCCCACCACAAACCGGGCTCTGGAGGGGACAAGGGCAGCCTGGCTTTGT CTCCCCCCTTGAACAAGCTGAAGCTGGTGCACTCGAACCTGGAGGAAGACCCCGAGGAGGTCCGGGTGGAATTCATCAAGTATTTAAAAAGCATCATCAACTCCATGTCAGAGAGCAGAGACCGCGAGGAGATGCTCATCATCACCTAG
- the Ift22 gene encoding intraflagellar transport protein 22 homolog isoform X2, with translation MKDAHGVVIVFNADIPSHLKEIEMWYSCFVQQQFLQDSHCMLVAHHKPGSGGDKGSLALSPPLNKLKLVHSNLEEDPEEVRVEFIKYLKSIINSMSESRDREEMLIIT, from the exons ATGAAGGATGCTCATGGAGTGGTGATCGTCTTCAATGCTGACATCCCCAGCCACCTAAAGGAAATTGAAATGTGGTATTCCTGCTTCGTCCAGCAACAGTTCCTCCAAGACAGTCACTGCATGCTTGTGGCCCACCACAAACCGGGCTCTGGAGGGGACAAGGGCAGCCTGGCTTTGT CTCCCCCCTTGAACAAGCTGAAGCTGGTGCACTCGAACCTGGAGGAAGACCCCGAGGAGGTCCGGGTGGAATTCATCAAGTATTTAAAAAGCATCATCAACTCCATGTCAGAGAGCAGAGACCGCGAGGAGATGCTCATCATCACCTAG